AGGTGTTCCTGCTGTCGCCGGCGGACGTCGACGTCACCGCCGAGGAGCGTCGGCGCATCGCCGAGGCCGGCTTCTACAACTGAACCCGCACCACTGGAGCGGCTGGGCCGCCGGGATCGTCCCGGCGGCCTCGGTTCCGTCGGTCCGACCCGGCGCGCCGGTGACGGCGCCGCCGCCGCGGCTGTGTCGTGGCCGCCGTCCGTCGTCGGACGCAGGAGCCGAACGCAGGTGTCGCCGCCCCCTGCTCGGCACCCTGGGGCGGCGACACCGCTTGCCGGTAGGCTGACGGCGCCACCTACTTCCGGTGGTGGCCACCTACTTCCGGTGGTGGCGGGTGGTGGCAGGCGTCGCGCCTGCGGTGTCACAAGTGAGGTTGCAGTTGCAGCTGTTCTTACAGATCGTCCGCTTGGTCCTGTACGCGTTCTGGCTGTTGCTGATCGCGCGGGTGGTGGTCGAGTTCATCCGATCGTTCGCGCGGGACTGGCACCCCAAGGGCCTGATGGTGGTGCTGCTGGAGCTGATCTTCACCCTTACCGATCCGCCGGTGAAGCTGTTCCGCCGGCTGATTCCCCAGCTCACCATCGGTGCCGTCCGGTTCGACCTGTCGATCATGGTGCTGCTGCTGTTGACCTTCATCCTGATCGGTGTGGTCGAGAACCTCGCCTTGGCGAGTGCCGGACCCGCCCCGCTCAACGGCGGGCTGGTTCAGCCGACCCGCCCGGCGCCCGTCGGGTGAGTCAAATCGCAATGTCGCGCAATGGCTTCGGGGTGATGTCGAATCCGCAATCCGGATTCGCCGACTGGCGAATCAACAACGAGACAACCTTGAAGCGTCTTTGAAATTCACTCTTAATTATTGGCCTCGCCTGCAACCGCCGGGTCTGGTGTGACAGGATGGACGCCAGTTACGTACGACTGACCTTCTACACTGTGAGATCGGTTTACGGTCCAGACACCAAGGGGGCAGAAAATGCCGCTCACACCAGCCGACGTCCACAACGTCGCGTTCAGCAAGCCACCCATCGGTAAGCGCGGCTACAACGAGGACGAGGTCGACGCCTTCCTCGATCTGGTCGAGGCGGAACTGACCCGTCTCATCGAGGAGAACGCCGACCTTCGGCAGCGTGTCGCCGAGCTGGATCAGGAACTTGCCGCCGCGCGGGCCGGTGGCGGGCAGGCGGCCGCTGCTCCCGCGTACGAGCCGCCGCCGGCCCGTGAGGAACCGCAGACCTTCGAGGGCACCAACGAGGAGCAGGCCCTCAAGGCGGCCCGGGTGCTCAGCCTCGCCCAGGACACCGCCGACCGGCTGACCAGCACCGCCAAGGCCGAGTCGGAGAAAATGCTCGCCGACGCGCGCGCCCAGGCCGACGCCCTGATCGCCGAGGCGCAGCGGACCGCCGAGACCACCGTGGCCGAGGCTCGCCAGCGGGCCGAGGCGCTGCTCGCCGATGCCCAGGCCCGGTCGGAGGCGCAACTGCGCCAGGCGCAGGAGAAGGCCGACGCGCTGCAGGCCGACGCCGAGCGCAAGCACTCCGAGATCATGGGCACCATCAACCAGCAGCGGACCGTGCTGGAGGGCCGTCTCGAGCAGCTGCGCACGTTCGAACGCGAGTACCGCACCCGGCTGAAGACCTATCTGGAGTCGCAGCTCGAGGAGCTCGGTCAGCGAGGTTCGGCCGCGCCGGTGGACTCCAGCGCCGGCAGCGACACCGGCGGGTTCAGCCAGTTCAACCGCCCAACCAGCTAGTCGTCCCGTGGCGGCCCTGTCGGGCTGCGCGACCCGTCCTCGCCCGAAACGTGCGTATGAGACCCGGAGTTGATCAATGCTGATCGTTGCCCTTGTGCTCGCCGTCATCGGTCTGGCTGCGCTGGTGACCGCCGTCGTCACCAGCAATGCGTTGATCGCCTGGGTCTGCATCGTGGCCAGCGCGATCGGTGTGCTGCTGCTGATCGTCGATGCGGTGCGGGAACGCACCCGCAGCAAGCGCGCCGAGGCGGGGGAGTCCGACGAGGAGCACGCCGACGGGGAGCCGCCGCCGCACTATGTCGAGTACGAGGACTACCCCGAGGAGGCGTCCGAACCAGCCGCGTCGGAGGCGACGGCGTCCGACGACACCTCGGTCATCGAGCCGGTCACCGAGACCTCGACCGAGTCGACCGAGCCGGCCGGCGACGGCGACGAGAACAACCGCTGACTACTCCACGGTCGGGGTGACCAGCAGGTCGCGCACTTCGTCGTCGCTGACCTGGTGGAAGTCGTCGAACACCTGACCGACCGCCTCGAACCCCGGCGGGGAGACCGCGCACACGACCACATCGGCCTCGGCGGCCAGGTCGCGGCACGCCGACGGTGGGCCCACCGGGACCGCGATCACCAGAGGAATTGTCAAGACCTGTGGATCGGGGTGTTTCAGGCGACCTCCGTTCCGGCTTGCTGATCGCCGTCTGAGGGCGGGGTTGGTGGGGTGATCTCGGTGGGGCGTTCGAGCAGTTTGCCCTTGTGGAAGACCGCGCCGGCGCGCACCAGGGCGACCAGGTGTGGTGCGTTGACGGCGCGCCAGCGGGCCGCGGCGGCGTCGATGAGCTTGTAGGCCATGGCCAGACCAGCTGCTCGTGACCCCGGACCTTTGGTGACTTTGGTGCGCAAACGCACTGTGGCGAAGGTGCTTTCGATCGGATTCGTGGTGCGTAGGTGGATCCAGTGCTCGGCGGGATAGCGGTAGAATTCCAGCAGGGTGTCCAGATCGTCGGTGATCTTGGCGACCGCCTTGGGATATTTGGCGCCGAAGTCGACCTCGAAGGCTTTGACCGCGACCTGGGCTTTGTCGATATCCTCGGCGTTGTAGATCTCCTTGAGCGCTGCCAACGCCGACGGGTGTGCTGATTTCGGCAGCGCGGCAAGGACATTGGCTTGCTTGTGAAACCAGCACCGCTGCTCACGGGTGGCCGGGAACACCTCGCGTACCGCTTTCCAGAAGCCGAGTGCGCCATCGCCGACGGCGAGCACTGGGGCGGTCATGCCGCGTCGTTTACAGTCGCGCAGCAGATCAGCCCACGACTCGGTCGATTCGCGGTAGCCGTCGGTGATCGCCACCAGTTCTTTGCGGCCGTCAGCGCGCACGCCCAGCATCACCAGCAAACAGAGTTTTTCCTGGTCCAGGCGGACCTTGAGGTGGATACCGTCGACCCACAGGTAGACGTAGTCGGTGCCGGACAGGTCCCGGGCCGCAAACGCGCGGGCCTCGTCCTGCCACTGCGCCGTGAGCCGGGTGATCGTGGTGGCCGACAACCCCGCACCCGAACCCAGGAACTGCTCCAATGCCGGGGTGAAGTCGCTGGTGGACAGCCCGTGCAGGTACAGCAGCGGCAGCACTTCGCTCATCTGCGGAGACTTGCGCGCCCAGGCCGGCAGGATCGCCGAGGAGAACCGTTTGCGTTCGCCGGTGTCAGGGTCGACACGTTTGTCGTTGACTCGCGGCGCTTTGACCTGCACCGCACCGGCTGCGGTCAGCACCTCGCGGGGCTGGTGGTAGCCGTTGCGCACCACCAGGCGGTGGCCGTTCTCATCGAGCTGGTCGGCGTACTGGGCCACGTAGGCGGCGACCTCGGCCTGCAACGCGGCGGCCAGCATCTGTCGCGCCCCGTCGCGGACGATCTCATCCAACAACGAGCGACCGGGAGTGTCGCTGTCGTTGGCGTCCTCGGCGTCGTGAACTACGGTGAGCATGGGCGTACCTTCCCGAACCAGCGCGCCAACGCCGGCTCATGATCGGACCTACTGACATTCAGATCATCCTCGGGAAGGTGCGCCCACTTTCACGCCCCCACCCCGAGGCTCATCCACAGGTTCTGATCATTGCTCCGATCACCACCTGCGCCGGGTTGTGGGTTCGCACCGCCCGAACCGCGGCCAGCATGCTCGCGCCGGTGGCGATCCCGTCGTCGACCAGGATGACGATCCGGCCGGCCAGATCCAGCGGCGGACGATCGCCCCGATAGGCGGCTTCCCGGCGGTGCAGTTCGGCGGTCTCCCGTTCGATCGCCGCCCGCAGCATGTTCTCGCCGATGCCGAGCCGGTGGACCAGGTCGTGGTTGATCACCACGCCGCCGCCGGAGGCCAGCGCCCCCATCGCCAGTTCCTCCCAGCCCGGTACTCCGAGCTTGCGGACCAGGAACACATCCAGCGGGGCGTTCAGGGCGCGGGCGATCTCCCAGCCGACCGGGACCCCGCCGCGGGCCAGCCCCAACACCAGTACATCGCCGTTATCGCGGTAGGACGCCAGCTCTCGGGCCAGGACCGCACCCGCCTCCCGGCGGTCCCGGAACACTCGTCCCGTGCCGAATCGGCTCAGCCGCTTCATCCCCTTACTGCCGGCTCGTCGTCGACATCCGACAGCGATGAGCCTACGGTCTCAGTGCGGGTGCCCGCAGGCGTGTTCACGAGCAGCCGTGACGGTAGGGGCTCAGCCGCCGATGCGATCTTTCCGCGGGGCGCGGGGGGATCGCCGAGGCGTTGGCAGTTGGTGTGGCACCCCACCGTGGCGGCGCGTGACGGTGTCTAGTGTTCGATCGCCCGTCGCCGAACGGCATGCTGTTGCCGATGTCGGCGGCGGAGTCGTTGGTGTCCACTGTGAGGCCGGAATGTTCGGGTCGCGCTCCGCCCACTCTTTGGTCTGGCTGTTGACGAATGTGTTATGGAGGGCTTCCCAGGCTGTGCAGGTGGGTTCGTCGGTGATGATGGTGGCGGGACCGGTGTCGTTGGCGCTGGCCAGTCCGTAGGTGTTGGTCGGTGGTGTCGATTCGCCCCCGGCATCGGGGTTCGCCGGGCCAATTCGGGTGGACACCCACACGGTGATCGCCGCCGTCGTCGCGATGACCACGCCGACCACTAGTGCGCCGAGCACCCATGTGCGCCGGCCTGTTCCTGTCAGTGCCTGGGCGGCAACGGATTTCTCCCCTGCGGACGGTCAGCGATCGGACTCCGGCCGGCGCACCAGCCGGGTCACGAACCCGTGCACCAGCTTACGCACCCGCTTCGCCGCGTCATCGACGAATTGATCTGTGGCCTCCCGGATTTCATCATGGGTGCGGCCGATCGAGGCCACCTCGGCGGACAGGTCGTCGGCCAGCCAGCACTCCACCAGATCGCGGTCCACCTCGGGATGGAACTGCAGGGCCAGCGCACGGCCGAGCACGAACGCCTGCGACGCGGCGTCGGTGCGGGCGATCTCACGCGCCCGCGGCGGCAGCGTCCACCGGTCGAAATGCCACTCGAACCAGCGGCCGCCCGGGATCAGCTCG
The window above is part of the Mycolicibacterium hassiacum DSM 44199 genome. Proteins encoded here:
- the wag31 gene encoding DivIVA-like cell division protein Wag31 produces the protein MPLTPADVHNVAFSKPPIGKRGYNEDEVDAFLDLVEAELTRLIEENADLRQRVAELDQELAAARAGGGQAAAAPAYEPPPAREEPQTFEGTNEEQALKAARVLSLAQDTADRLTSTAKAESEKMLADARAQADALIAEAQRTAETTVAEARQRAEALLADAQARSEAQLRQAQEKADALQADAERKHSEIMGTINQQRTVLEGRLEQLRTFEREYRTRLKTYLESQLEELGQRGSAAPVDSSAGSDTGGFSQFNRPTS
- a CDS encoding YggT family protein — its product is MQLFLQIVRLVLYAFWLLLIARVVVEFIRSFARDWHPKGLMVVLLELIFTLTDPPVKLFRRLIPQLTIGAVRFDLSIMVLLLLTFILIGVVENLALASAGPAPLNGGLVQPTRPAPVG
- a CDS encoding DUF308 domain-containing protein, yielding MLIVALVLAVIGLAALVTAVVTSNALIAWVCIVASAIGVLLLIVDAVRERTRSKRAEAGESDEEHADGEPPPHYVEYEDYPEEASEPAASEATASDDTSVIEPVTETSTESTEPAGDGDENNR
- a CDS encoding IS256 family transposase; amino-acid sequence: MLTVVHDAEDANDSDTPGRSLLDEIVRDGARQMLAAALQAEVAAYVAQYADQLDENGHRLVVRNGYHQPREVLTAAGAVQVKAPRVNDKRVDPDTGERKRFSSAILPAWARKSPQMSEVLPLLYLHGLSTSDFTPALEQFLGSGAGLSATTITRLTAQWQDEARAFAARDLSGTDYVYLWVDGIHLKVRLDQEKLCLLVMLGVRADGRKELVAITDGYRESTESWADLLRDCKRRGMTAPVLAVGDGALGFWKAVREVFPATREQRCWFHKQANVLAALPKSAHPSALAALKEIYNAEDIDKAQVAVKAFEVDFGAKYPKAVAKITDDLDTLLEFYRYPAEHWIHLRTTNPIESTFATVRLRTKVTKGPGSRAAGLAMAYKLIDAAAARWRAVNAPHLVALVRAGAVFHKGKLLERPTEITPPTPPSDGDQQAGTEVA